The DNA window GCTCTGAAGGGCGGCAGTGGGCGGGGCAGGGCACTAGTTTCACCGCTGATGTAACCAGAAGTTGGGGGCACAATATGTGAGCTACTAGGATCGTTAATTGTTAAAAGGAAAAAGCTGTTTTACAGGGCGGATTCAGTTGCTGGTTATCTTGGGATGTGGAGATGTTATACCTTTTGATCACCCCACTTCTTATAGCCCGGTTTCATAACCCCCCAAACCCTGCTTATCGCCCGGCTCTTGAATACACGTGTGTTTTTCGGCTCGGGCCACCACGACCTTTGACCTCCCCTCACCCCTTCCACGCCCTTTCCTACACCCGAAAAAGTAATGACTCAAGAGCAAACAATTAGCCAAGTGCGCATCAGTTCCAGGAAATGTTTACCCAAATATTTCCCAATTCCGAAGTGCTAAAAATAAGCGCTCGCAAGCACAACAGTGCCCCATCCTTGCCCCCCAATGGGCTCCCCATCCGCATAAGCAGTGCATCCATTTCCATACTTTAACCCAGGGGCTGCTTAGGCACAGCGGGTGAGCCCATTTTAAGCACAGACACTGGGAGAAGATAGTGCTGTGTTCGGTTAGAATCGATCAGATTAGAGTTCCAAAAGCTGGGGAAAATGAGTCATACATTTTACACCATGGTTTAGAATATTGCCTCAGTACCATTTTCAAATTCTGTACTCCTTTAATTTACTGGatttatttatcattaaaCCAAGGTTTTAAATACTACCAGATTTTTCCACctatttttgataaaattagaGTCCCGAAAGCTTGGATAATTAGTAATATACTTTACACAATAAATTCAATTGCTTCATTCCCGTTCTTCGATTCGGCagctttttcttttaaaatgtctACTTTTCATCTGAAATTGTACCCACACATTATTCAATCTGTATTCATTAATTTCAACAAAGTTGTACAATTTTTCCACAGATCTTTGTGTTAgtaaattaaagttaatttagattatattgttatttaatgttttggtATAATACAAAGAGAATATTTGTACTCTTACGTTCCTTATATAGGAGctatatcatttttaagatatttccCCACTTATAAATAGAAAACCATTTCGATTTTATAGTAGAAGCCAAGGGCCTTTCTGGTTTTATTGTTCCCTAAGGTTTTacttttctttaatttgttgTAAGACATCACCCTATATGCCTAGTTAGGATACCTCTCAGCCTCCAGTTGTTCCTCCCTGTTCTTTAAAATGCTAAAATGTCCTATCTCTTCGGTAGAACATAGTATATAGCAGGAAGCCGCTTTGTTCCGGGCTTATCAGCGATTGGCAGCCGTTTGATCTTTACCCCATCGCCAAGGGCCACGACTATCTGCGAATATCTATATATTCCGGCGACTTCTTAGCCCCTGGAGACGTTCGTGCTCGCTGGCCGTATCTAAGCGATAAATATTTCCCGTAATTATGCACGATCGCTATTTGTTCGCCGAACGCTTTCAGCAATTGGCATTGACTTACAGCGCCTCTGTTTGCTGTTCGCCGACGGGGAGGCCTCTCCGCCGCCAGCTCCTCCGTCACGGCCATGTTCATATGCCAGTGCAGTGCCCCAGTGGCCGTCAGTGCGCGGAGAGATTCGACCGAGTGAACTTCGCGCTTCCCAACCTCTCAACTCCCAGAGCCAAAAGTTCCCCCCGAAAAGTGAAAACGTATTGTCAATAGGTAGTCGCAGGTGCTAAGGGTAACGGTAAACATGTCAATCGCTTTTCGGGTTTGGGCCAGACACTCTTATCGGTTATACAATATAGACGCGTGTTCGGTTTTTCGGGAGGGGAGCCCGGGAGGGGAGCCCATGAGGGAGAGCGGCTCGTGGCCTGACCCACTTATCGGCGGAGACGCTCCCAACCTGTCCCACAGAGCTCCACCGAAAGAAACTAACCCGATCTTGGCTACAACTGTGGATCTAAACTGTGAAATCTGAAGAAAAACACCTACACCAAGGGTTTTTATAAGCCTATAAAGCCTATACGGCTACAAATAACCAAATACTACTTAgtaattctttaaaatgtaaaaaaaaaagaaaaaaataaccaaatacTACTTAGTGattctttaaaatgtaaaaaaataaaattgtttttgcttaAAGTAGACATAGTAAAGCGGTTcgtgtttttaaaaatcaagatcTCTCATATTCAAAGACATTCccaaataatgttttttagttttttgattatatttttgataacgCTTATCAGTATTTTCTtccttatttattataacttttataaaagACTATTATACGTAAATTTTTGGCAATCACTTCTAAGTCTTTATAAtacctatttattttaaaaatcaatactAAATTAAGTTAAATGACAATAGTAATTTTCGGACCTCTAATAGAACCCCTCATTTCTCGCTGTGTAGTCACAGCTTCCACGCCCCTGTCCCTTAGAGTTTTGGGCTTGTCTTCTTGGCTTACATTCATTGTGATGCGTGTGTTTTGGTTTACTTTACTGCGGCTAGTGCTCTCTTTTGTGAGGTTCGCCTGAGCGGGGAAACTTTCTCCGCTTCTGCGgctctctctctcggcctcTCGGCCAGGGAAATCAGTTGGACCCCCTTCCAATCCCACTCGGATTCCCCAGGCGGCGCCTCTGACGCGAAGACTTTGATGACTTCTTCAGCCCAACTCTAAGTCACTGGCTTACACACGTCCAACGCAGCTCGAGCGTGCAACAGGTTGTCTCTGCCCTCGTCCGATTTGTAAGCATTATAAATACGCCGTGATTGCGCGGGGAGAAAGTTTCCCCCCAATGCCAATTGGCAGTGGAATTCGGGCCACATCGAGAACGCAGTTTAAATTAGGCTCAAAGAACCTGCAAGCAACCTCGGTTTCTAAAACCCAACGTACTGAATGTCGGGACTAGGCTAAAGTGCAAGAAATAGTAGGACAGATACGGAAAAAGTGATATATTAAGTCAATTGTGTTACCAGAACGTTTTAAACTATATTACTAAGACAACATATATTGTCCTTATATTAAAGTTGAATAACTAAACAAAAAGTAGGTTGTAAATTCAACATTTCCCTGCATTAACCGTGGCTAGGAGGGGACAACGTGCCCTAATAAATGAGCTTGGTTTAACGTGATTTGAATTACCCTTGTCTTGGTTCCAACTTTATGCAGACGATAATATCCCAACCTCTTTTCTTGCAGAGCTCAGGATTAAATAGAAAACCGGAAACAATCATGGCATCCCACTGGCCCCAGAACGTCGGAATACGCGCCATCGAGGTGCTCTTCCCCTCCCAGTACGTGGACCAGACCGAGCTGGAGACCTTCGACGGCGCCTCCGCGGGCAAGTACACAATTGGCCTGGGTCAGGCCAAGATGGGCTTCTGCTCGGACCGCGAGGACGTGAACTCGCTCTGCCTGACGGTTGTGAGCCGCCTGTTGGAGCGGTACCATGTGAAGCACTCGGAGATCGGGCGACTGGAGGTCGGCACCGAGACCATCGTGGACAAGTCCAAGTCGGTGAAGTCTGTGCTGATGCAGCTGTTCGCCGAGAGCGGGAACACGGACATCGAGGGCATCGACACCACAAACGCCTGTTACGGCGGCACGGCGGCGCTCTTCAACGCCGTTAACTGGGTGGAGTCCTCCAGTTGGGATGGCCGCCTGGCTCTGGCTGTTTGTGCTGACATCGCCGTATATGCCAAGGGTGCAGCGCGCCCCACTGGCGGAGCTGGTGCAGTAGCCATGCTGGTGGGCCCAAATGCGCCGCTGGTCTTCGATCGTGGCCTTCGCGCCACGCACATGGAGCACGCCTACGACTTTTACAAGCCGGACCTCAGCTCCGAGTACCCCACGGTGGACGGCAAGCTGTCCATTCAGTGCTACCTGTCCGCCCTGGACACCTGCTACAGGCTGTACCGCAAGAAGTTCGACCAGCAGCagaaggatagctccaaggagcCAGCCAGCCTGAGCACCTTCGACGCCATCCTGTTCCACACTCCCTTCTGCAAGCTGGTGCAGAAGTCCGTGGGTCGCCTGAGCTTCAACGACTTCCTGCTAAGCAGCGAGGCGGAGCGGGCGAAGCAGTTCCCCGGCCTGGAGCGATTCAATAGCTCCACTCTGGAGAGCACCTACTTCGATCGCGATGTGGAGAAGGCCTTCCTCACGCAGTCAGCGGAAATCTTCGCCAGCAAGACCAAGAaatcgctgctgctggccaaccAGGTGGGCAACATGTACACCCCGTCGGTGTACTCAGGCCTAGTGTCCCTGCTGATCGGAGAGCCGGCTAAGGAGTTGGTGGGAAAACGCATTGGAGTGTTCTCCTACGGATCCGGACTGGCCGCCTCCATGTACTCAATAAGTGTGACCCAGGATGCGGCCGCCTTCCAGCAGTTCGTCTCGAAGCTGGACTACGTGCAGCCGCTGCTGAATTCGCGGGAGAAAGTGGCGCCAGAGCAGTTCTCCGCCCTGATGGAAGTGCGGGAGAAGAACAACCATGCGGCGCCCTACACGCCCACAGGCAGCATCGCCATCCTGTTCCCCGGCACCTACTACCTGAAGGAGGTGGACTCGCTGCACCGCCGCACCTACGAGCGCACGCCGACCATCAGCAATGGGGTACACTAGCCCCGGGCTAAGGGGTCTTCAGTTTGGTTCTGGTTTCGCCTCCAACTTGACAATAACTTCAACTCTCTCGACCAAAACCACGTATGCTGTAGCTGTAGACGGTAACTATTTATAACTGGTGTGATCCCAGGGGTCGCTTTCCTTCTCTCTCTTCTTAACCGGGTCCTAATCGCATCTATAGTACTACACCTATTATTTATACAAGCTTGAAGAAGAATTAACTCTTTCATCCAGTCAGAACTTATTTATACCATGGATCAAGTCTAAACTAGCGTCGGTACTGCAATTTATGCCTATAAATGTACAATACAATACTTATACCTGTGTGTAGGGCACACAATCAATTGTTTTACGAacaataaaaatcaacaaagtCAAAAAAACCTCTCGGCTATGAAGTACCCTGTGGTTTATTATCGGAAATCACTTACTAAGCAGCTCATCTTGGCAATGTAGATAAGATGGTGTGTATAGGAGCATATTCGATTTGATGGCAGCGGCTGATTTGCATATCTCCGGATTACAACGCAGTAAACTTGTAGAAAGTTACGCCTAAGGCAGAggaaaataagttaaattagGGGCCGGATTAGGTTGTGCAACAGATTTTACCATTGGGATTGACGCGAGTGAAGAACTGGCTGTCCGACTTGAAGACCCCCAGCTTACTGCTGGCATCGAACAGATCCTGCACGCGGTATCCCTTGGGATTGAGCAGCTTGAGGTCCTTGGCTGTGAATGGGATCCTGTAGGGAGCTCCGTCATCCCGGCGACTGACGAAAGCCACGGCATAGGAGTGATGCCCACTCTTGGTCACCGGCGTAATGGGTCGTCTCCAGACTTCGATTTGGCTGCGAGTCAAAACCCGAAGCCCCTGGATGCCCAGCTCGTCCTGGTTGACAGCAATAACCTCTCTGGAAAGGAATATTTGTTATAATAAAGTGATACGAATAATTGTTAAGAAGACCTACCGATTCTGCAGAATTTCCTTGATCTCAGGACGTACTGCCGCCAGATCATTGGACATGATGAGAGGCGCCGCCATAATCGCCCAAATAGCCATCTGCAGCTTGCTTTGATCGTAGCTCAGACCATAgttgcccagcagcagcatgtCGGGATCGTTCCAGTGGCCTGGCCCGCCATGCGGCTGAATCCTGTCTTGGTTCTTGGCAAAGTAGTCCATGATCTGCATGACTGACTCCAGGGAATCATCGATATCGTCCCAGTTGCGCCACAGATTGCAGTGCTTCTTGAGGGACTCATAGTCGGGCATTTCGCCGGCATCCTCTTGATAAGCTGGCCAACTGCAGGAGTACACCATAGGACGACCCGTTTCATTTAGAAGGCGTCCGAACTCCGGATACCCGGTGGCCATGTCGCTGATATTGGCATAGCATCCATCCAGCTTCACATAGTCCACATCCCAGTCCGCGAAGGTCTGGGCATCCAGCTTCATGTGTTTTATCACGCCGGGATAGCCCGCGCAGGTATTGGTGCCGTAGTCCTGGTACAAACCAAACTTCAAGCCCTTGTTGTGTATCTGAAAAAATATTGGGGTATTAAAGGATCCTTAGGGGTTATAGATGTAATAGATTACATGATCGGATAACGCGTTTAGTCCGTTGGGAAAGCGTTTCTTGTCTGGCACCAGTTTCTGGGTAACGTTGTCGCGATTCTTTTCCAGCCAGCAATCATCTATTATGATGTACTCGTAGCCAGCGTCCGCGTAGCCCTCGGAAACCAGAAGATCCGCATGTCTTCGGAAGAGGTTCTCACTGAATGGGTTTACAAGAAGTGTAAGTATTGGATGCTTTTTCATGAATATTAGGATATGATGTGGATTTACCTGATGCACTCGTCGGGATAGAGTTGACAGTCGGTTATGCAACGGAAACTGAAAGTATTGTAAGTAGAGGTTAAAGTATTTCCTTATCTAAGAATATTAAACATCACTTTAGGCAAATAACtgacaatttaacaaaaattcgTATCTTAATTTATTGCTAAGCACGCAGAACCTCATGCAAAGGCCTTACTGTAGCATATATTAAAAGGTTTAACAGGATACAAAACTTATAATCTACATCATTGTGTTGTGACCTATAAATACGCAAAAGATTAGGTTTCAAACAATACAAGCCAAACtaataagaatttaaaaatctatggCCGTTCTGGGAAACGAGTCTTAGTTTTTAACGATTAGATCTATTAAAAAGGTAGATGTAACTGATTACTCACCGCTCCCAGGACATCCAACCCATGGGCGGCCTGAAAAACGCGGAATTTCAATTTACTCAAATAGAATTCAATCATAATAAAGAACTTACTTGAGTGCCAGACCATTATCGAGGCCCAGAGTTGGTTGTAGAACTTGTAGCAGGAGGATCCCGCCCAACAAGACGCCCCACGTTCCGTACATCGCGACCAAGTGACGCCGACTGAATCCTGGCCTTTGGGCACCCAGGGAATTTATATGCTCTTGCGGCGGCACTCCAGCACTCCAGATAAGTCTGTGTTTGCCCGGGGCACCTGCAGAGCTGCGAGGGGGAGGACCAGGAGCTGAAGACCCGGCAGAAGGTTAGTGGCTAATTGCTATTGCAGTGGAGCACACCCATCGACTGATTGGTGTTCGCCGGGTGGAACAAACAGCAGGCTTTCTCGATTGCAGGAGGAGCCGGAGCCCCTTATCACGCCAAGTTCACAGCGATCACAGGGAGCGAACGGCAAAAGGCGAGGAGAGAACGGCGGTCCCTGATATGCTTTGTTGTTCAATTCTGGCGCTGTTTGCCAGCTAGATTGGACTACAAAGTTGGGGAACTTGGGGAGCATAGGCTGTGGAGCTCGGAACTAGTGATGGGAAGAGCGTATCAAGTAGGTACTGCCTATTGGGTACTTCAGTATGCGGAAACGAAGATGTGTACAATATGATTGAATTTgtgatttcttaaaataattttgcacCACTTTTTAATCATATAATAATGTTACGAAATAATTcagtaataaaataacatggtatcaacatatttttaagtgtCCCTTCacaatcttttatttttattggcaaactTATTAAAAGATAAAGGAAAATTGTTAGTTTTTTCgtttggtattttaaataaagctttATAATCAAAACCAATCAAACATTtagattatatttttttgggttaAAACTTTCTTTTAGTAGGTTCCATCAGAAGTGTACAATGTAAATTGTACATAAATTTTgccttttaaatattatcatgaACATTCaactcgttttttttttcaattttattaatcaTCATGACTTATGTAGCATGGATTTAATTCTTTATGAATTTTGATAGTGCAAAGTAAGTAAgtaattaatacattttttttatatgtttactGCACCGTAGGTACTTATCTTTCATTTGACTGCGAGCTAGGCCTAACGAATGCTGCACTTGTACCTTTCCCAGCTCTAAAAGAACGTTGTGTTGCTCTCTCCGATAGTGAGTACCCATACACATGTGTTTTGCTGAGTTGCAATTACAAATGCAATTAGTGAACCCAGAGCCGGTGCACTCTTCaaaggctttaattaaatttttgacccAAATGTTACTCCTATCGCCTTTCCACTTACAGATAACGAAGGTGACTAATTGAAGCCGGTGTTTTGTAATTGATTTTATGAGTTTGATTCTTCTGTAcccttgtttttatttgtttggtCAGCATTAATATTCAAGTTACGCGGATTATCTTTCGCTATGTACAGCAGAATCTACGTCTAAAAAATGCCACACAACCAGTGTTGAATTTCGACTTTAAAAATCAGATTAAacaagattaaaaaaattacttaacgtttttaatatttgggtTAGTTTtcgtaaaaatatattatttaagtcaATTGCTTCTTAAGTaagtataatttaaaattggaaaaaaaatttttatttttttaattttaacctACGAAAAGTAATAatgaatacaaataattagGAATAGTATTGTTGGTCTGCGCGTGCTTAAAAAAAAGCttagaaaagtttttttaactTCTTAAGTGAACACAGTCGTCGTGTAAAATATAGTTTCATAGGATAGCGCCAACTTAAAAATTCgtacgaaataaaaaaaatctacataaaacattttgtCAATGCTTtgaacttttattaaaattgtaatttaccCGCGCATTTTAAAAAGATCGGAAAAAATTTAGCTTGAAAATAGCTATCTTCAAAACATTCGGCTGTTTTCCAACACTGATATCAGCTAAAGTCTAAATAGGGGTCACACTGGTGATTTTGGCGTGATTTCGTTTGATTGaggttttattatttactcCTTTTCCGGAGGACTTTGAGCATGGTATTCCAGTTGCCCACAACCACGGCGGCCCCCATAGGAGGCgcctcctccttctcctttgGCCTGAGCACGGGAACACccgctgccgccgcagctCCAGGAGCACCAGCCGCCGTTCCCGCCACAAAACCCACATTCTCTTTCGGAGGCCCAGCGGCTGCTCCAGTTAATCTAGGCGGTGGAGATGCGGACAACAGCAAGGCACAGGCTCCGCCGGCATTCGGATTTGGCCTGGGAGCACCCGCTTCCACTCCCCTCACGCTGGGCACTTCGGTCGCCAATCCGGTAGCCACTTCTGCAACTTCCAGTGCAACCTCCGCCGCTCCGCCCGCCTTTGGAGGCTTCTTGGCCCAGCCGACGGCATCGGTGGCACCCAGCGTGGCCACCAGCACACCAAACACGGCGGCTCCCGCCACAGGACTGCTGGGCGGCACAGGATTAGGGCTAGGAGCCCCAAAGAGCACTGCGGCTGCTCCCACAACTCTGACCGCAGCTCCAGCGGCCGCAGCTCCGCAACTGGGAGGTGCACCGGCTCCAACTCTTAGCACTGGCGGAGCATTCGCCAATTTAACCACTGAAACCAAGACCACGGACTCCTCGGCCGTCTCCACAGCATCCCAGCTGTCGTACAACCAGCTGGAGGAACACATAAACAAGTGGACGCTGGAGTTTGAGGAGCAGGAAAAGGTATTCACCGAACAGGCCACTCAGATCAACGCCTGGGACAAACTACTCATTAGCAACAACCAGAAGATCGTGGAGCTCAACGATGCCGTCAAGAAGGTAAAGACCGACCAGCAAGTACTCGACCAGGAGCTGGAGTTCATAGCCACGCAGCAGAAGGAGCTGGAGGACAGTCTGGCGCCGCTGGAGAAGGAGTTCGCGAATCTCCCTAGGGTGGACATGGAGCGCAGTCAGACCTATTTGATGGTGGAGAACCTGGACACGCAGCTGAAGCAGATGTCCGAGGACCTCAAGGAAATCATCGACAACCTTAACGAGGCCAACAAGGGCCAGGACACCACTGATCCTATCATTCAGATAGGCAAGATCCTCAACGCCCACATGAGCTCCCTGCAGTGGATCGAATCGCAGTCGTCGAACATCTGCAAGAAGCTGGACGACATTGGCAAGATTCAGGACTCCCAGAAGCGGGACATCTTTCGAGCTCCCTATTAATATTAGACTCAAAAGGCTTGTTAACTTGTAACTTAAATGATTTGCTGCAACTACTAAGAGAATAAACATCTTATGTCTCCATGAGAAATGCTCGTCACTGAAAGAACACACATTTTcacataatattttatttaaatcatacAGCCTTCCATTAATATCCCTTGAAGTACTTAAGCCTATAGAGCGGCACACGCTTGTTTTTGGTGGCAAGGGCCAGGAAGCTGCTGTGCGGCGAGAAGGCTATGGTGTCCACATGGCCCACCTTCAAGTGCTGTTCCGGGAAGTTGGAGAACACGGTGGCACTGGGGAAGTGCGCCATCTTCACGGCATTGGGTGCCTCGGCGGAACACATGGCCAGCAACTCAGATGAGTGGTTAAACTGGAGATCCGTGATGCTGGTCCTCAGGTTCATGAAGCGTTTCTCCGGCTGTGGGGCTGTGGAGGAGAACACACTCTCGTAGTCGTAGATGTTGACCACGCCCTCCTGGCTGCCGGTGGCCAGGAGGCGTTGATTCGGCGACAATTGGATGCTCTGTCCATGGATGCAGCCGTCGTCCAGGAATCTGTGCTCTGTGAGGTTCTGCCGGAGGCTTAAAACATTAACATCGGAACCGGAGCCGCAGACAAGGATCCTTTTGGAGTCTCCGGACCAAGTGAAGCCCTTGACCTTGCCCTCCTGCTTGAAACTGTGCAGCAGCTCATTTGTGTTGGCCGCAAGTAGATGAATGGCTCCATATTTGCCGGCGGTGACGATGAATTTGCCACACGGCGAGACCTCGAAGCGGCGCATGCCTACCATCTCGCCAGGCAGGGCCAGCTTAATTTCCTTGGCCTCCAGCAGATCGTAAGAATAGAAAAACTTCCTAAACGATCCAAAGTAGGCCCTCGTGCCGCA is part of the Drosophila biarmipes strain raj3 chromosome 2R, RU_DBia_V1.1, whole genome shotgun sequence genome and encodes:
- the LOC108036611 gene encoding nuclear pore glycoprotein p62 gives rise to the protein MVFQLPTTTAAPIGGASSFSFGLSTGTPAAAAAPGAPAAVPATKPTFSFGGPAAAPVNLGGGDADNSKAQAPPAFGFGLGAPASTPLTLGTSVANPVATSATSSATSAAPPAFGGFLAQPTASVAPSVATSTPNTAAPATGLLGGTGLGLGAPKSTAAAPTTLTAAPAAAAPQLGGAPAPTLSTGGAFANLTTETKTTDSSAVSTASQLSYNQLEEHINKWTLEFEEQEKVFTEQATQINAWDKLLISNNQKIVELNDAVKKVKTDQQVLDQELEFIATQQKELEDSLAPLEKEFANLPRVDMERSQTYLMVENLDTQLKQMSEDLKEIIDNLNEANKGQDTTDPIIQIGKILNAHMSSLQWIESQSSNICKKLDDIGKIQDSQKRDIFRAPY
- the LOC108036334 gene encoding hydroxymethylglutaryl-CoA synthase 1, translated to MASHWPQNVGIRAIEVLFPSQYVDQTELETFDGASAGKYTIGLGQAKMGFCSDREDVNSLCLTVVSRLLERYHVKHSEIGRLEVGTETIVDKSKSVKSVLMQLFAESGNTDIEGIDTTNACYGGTAALFNAVNWVESSSWDGRLALAVCADIAVYAKGAARPTGGAGAVAMLVGPNAPLVFDRGLRATHMEHAYDFYKPDLSSEYPTVDGKLSIQCYLSALDTCYRLYRKKFDQQQKDSSKEPASLSTFDAILFHTPFCKLVQKSVGRLSFNDFLLSSEAERAKQFPGLERFNSSTLESTYFDRDVEKAFLTQSAEIFASKTKKSLLLANQVGNMYTPSVYSGLVSLLIGEPAKELVGKRIGVFSYGSGLAASMYSISVTQDAAAFQQFVSKLDYVQPLLNSREKVAPEQFSALMEVREKNNHAAPYTPTGSIAILFPGTYYLKEVDSLHRRTYERTPTISNGVH
- the LOC108036336 gene encoding alpha-N-acetylgalactosaminidase, with the protein product MYGTWGVLLGGILLLQVLQPTLGLDNGLALKPPMGWMSWERFRCITDCQLYPDECISENLFRRHADLLVSEGYADAGYEYIIIDDCWLEKNRDNVTQKLVPDKKRFPNGLNALSDHIHNKGLKFGLYQDYGTNTCAGYPGVIKHMKLDAQTFADWDVDYVKLDGCYANISDMATGYPEFGRLLNETGRPMVYSCSWPAYQEDAGEMPDYESLKKHCNLWRNWDDIDDSLESVMQIMDYFAKNQDRIQPHGGPGHWNDPDMLLLGNYGLSYDQSKLQMAIWAIMAAPLIMSNDLAAVRPEIKEILQNREVIAVNQDELGIQGLRVLTRSQIEVWRRPITPVTKSGHHSYAVAFVSRRDDGAPYRIPFTAKDLKLLNPKGYRVQDLFDASSKLGVFKSDSQFFTRVNPNGVTFYKFTAL